Proteins encoded within one genomic window of Hevea brasiliensis isolate MT/VB/25A 57/8 chromosome 8, ASM3005281v1, whole genome shotgun sequence:
- the LOC131182273 gene encoding iridoid oxidase-like, translated as MDYMYSVLVCSTLFLSLALVLCLNGKQWGKGTKNLPPGPPGWPLLGNIFDLGTVPHQTLQELKLKYGPVLRLRLGSMETVVMQSAKAAAELFKNHDANFCDRKCLDVLTSHNYRDGSLAVGQFSPYWRMLRRLCSMEMMSNKRINETASIRRKCLDQMIRSIEDDATAGGARGESVAVNLRHYLSTMLFNIVGNLMLSRDLLHSQSKEGYEFFQALGKTSVWAGKPNVADFLPFLKWLDPQGLKKNMLKDLGRAIEIIEGFVKERIEKHKPSEKKAEDFLDTLLEFEGDGKDWQEKIPYEKIIIIIMEMFMAGSDSTSTVVEWTMAELLRKPEAMRKVKEELNEVVGVNRNVEESDIEKLPYLQAVLKETLRLRPPVPLLVPRNTIQDTDFMGYHIPKDTQVLVNVWAIGRDPDSWEDPLSFKPERFLGSSIDYKGQNFELIPFGSGRRICVGMLLAQRIVLLSLASLIQCFDWELVKGSIPETLDMRECIGMLMRKLVPLNIIPKRRLRTMAT; from the exons ATGGATTACATGTACAGTGTCCTTGTTTGCTCAACTCTTTTCTTATCACTAGCTCTGGTTCTGTGCCTAAATGGAAAACAGTGGGGAAAGGGAACCAAGAACCTGCCTCCAGGGCCTCCAGGATGGCCACTTTTGGGCAATATTTTCGATCTTGGAACCGTGCCCCATCAAACTCTACAGGAGCTGAAGTTGAAGTATGGACCTGTGCTCCGGTTAAGACTAGGATCCATGGAAACGGTAGTGATGCAGTCGGCCAAGGCTGCGGCAGAGCTGTTCAAGAATCACGACGCCAACTTCTGTGATCGTAAGTGTCTTGATGTGTTAACGAGTCATAACTACAGGGATGGGTCACTTGCAGTCGGCCAGTTTAGCCCGTACTGGCGCATGCTTAGGCGTCTTTGCTCTATGGAAATGATGTCCAATAAGCGAATCAATGAGACAGCCTCCATACGGCGAAAATGCCTTGATCAAATGATAAG GAGTATTGAAGATGATGCGACAGCTGGAGGTGCAAGGGGAGAATCAGTCGCAGTGAATTTACGTCACTATCTCTCCACAATGTTATTTAACATAGTTGGGAACCTCATGCTGTCACGAGACCTTTTGCATTCACAAAGTAaagaagggtatgaattctttcaAGCCCTAGGAAAGACTTCAGTGTGGGCAGGGAAGCCAAATGTAGCAGACTTTCTACCTTTCTTGAAATGGTTAGATCCACAAGGACTAAAGAAGAACATGTTGAAAGACCTGGGACGAGCGATAGAGATTATTGAAGGGTTTGTGAAAGAGAGGATTGAGAAGCACAAACCGAGTGAGAAGAAGGCTGAGGACTTCCTAGACACATTGTTGGAATTTGAAGGTGACGGGAAAGATTGGCAAGAGAAGATCCCATATGAAAAAATCATCATAATCATAATG GAAATGTTTATGGCTGGGTCAGACAGTACAAGCACAGTAGTAGAATGGACCATGGCAGAGTTACTTCGCAAACCTGAAGCCATGAGAAAGGTTAAAGAAGAACTCAATGAAGTTGTTGGAGTAAATAGAAATGTTGAAGAGAGTGACATAGAGAAGCTGCCATATTTGCAAGCTGTTTTGAAGGAAACACTTCGGCTCCGTCCTCCGGTTCCTTTACTCGTTCCGAGAAATACAATACAAGATACAGATTTCATGGGGTACCACATACCCAAAGATACTCAAGTTCTTGTGAATGTATGGGCAATAGGAAGAGACCCAGATTCTTGGGAAGATCCATTGTCCTTCAAGCCTGAGAGATTTCTTGGTTCAAGCATTGACTACAAAGGGCAAAATTTTGAGCTAATTCCATTTGGATCAGGGAGGCGGATTTGTGTAGGAATGTTGTTGGCTCAACGAATAGTTCTCCTTAGTCTAGCATCTTTAATTCAATGTTTTGATTGGGAGCTTGTCAAAGGGTCAATTCCAGAAACCTTAGATATGAGAGAATGCATTGGGATGTTAATGAGAAAGCTTGTGCCTTTGAATATCATACCCAAGAGACGTCTAAGGACCATGGCTACTTGA